From Chromohalobacter canadensis, one genomic window encodes:
- a CDS encoding TRAP transporter substrate-binding protein, whose protein sequence is MKIYPLTARPLTFAALALGSALLSFSVPGEAKELKLGIITPPQHVWTKAAHEFAERVESESDGDLSVALFPAGQLGDEPAMFAQMQSGLLDMGIMTAAITSQREPSVNGWFTPFLFDNVEDAIQATQTPAAEQMLDNLSDKGLHAFGYTFAGMRHILMRDQAVTSIDDLDHQKIRIIPISAMQTWWRATGAVPTPIQLPDVYQGLQNKMIDGVGIDLDALVGSGFDEVAQHLTLTNHMAFPAIAMVSSTTWDTLSENEREVVNHAMHEALNWANQAQVDAEADNLDYLEQHIDVRHLDDAKAQFAKANTAFDDKFSVLPLISQFQQQVADQHAEK, encoded by the coding sequence ATGAAAATCTATCCCCTGACAGCACGCCCCCTGACCTTTGCCGCACTCGCACTCGGCAGCGCACTTCTTAGTTTCTCAGTTCCTGGCGAGGCTAAGGAGCTGAAACTAGGGATCATCACGCCTCCCCAGCATGTCTGGACCAAGGCCGCTCACGAATTCGCCGAGAGAGTGGAATCGGAAAGCGACGGCGACTTGAGTGTGGCCCTATTTCCCGCCGGTCAACTCGGGGATGAGCCGGCGATGTTTGCACAGATGCAATCCGGCTTATTGGACATGGGCATTATGACCGCCGCTATCACCAGTCAACGCGAGCCGTCAGTTAACGGTTGGTTCACGCCATTCCTGTTCGATAATGTCGAGGATGCCATCCAGGCCACGCAAACTCCCGCCGCCGAGCAAATGCTCGACAACCTATCGGACAAAGGCCTACACGCTTTTGGCTATACCTTCGCCGGCATGCGCCACATTCTAATGCGTGACCAGGCCGTCACCTCGATCGACGACCTCGACCATCAGAAAATTCGCATCATTCCCATCTCTGCGATGCAAACCTGGTGGCGCGCGACGGGTGCGGTGCCCACTCCCATCCAGTTACCAGACGTCTATCAAGGCCTGCAAAATAAAATGATCGATGGCGTCGGCATTGACCTCGACGCCCTGGTGGGCTCCGGTTTTGACGAAGTGGCCCAGCACCTCACGCTGACCAACCATATGGCTTTCCCAGCGATTGCCATGGTCAGTTCCACCACTTGGGACACTCTGAGTGAAAACGAACGCGAAGTCGTGAACCATGCCATGCACGAGGCGCTGAACTGGGCCAATCAGGCTCAAGTCGACGCCGAAGCCGACAACCTCGACTATCTCGAGCAACACATCGATGTCCGCCACCTCGACGATGCCAAGGCGCAATTCGCCAAGGCCAATACCGCCTTCGACGACAAGTTCTCGGTCCTGCCGCTGATCAGCCAATTCCAACAGCAGGTCGCCGACCAGCATGCCGAGAAATAA
- a CDS encoding dihydroxyacetone kinase subunit DhaK, with translation MQRIINDPDNVVDDAIKGYLRASPSLFVATDHPRVLKYPDSPSDKVGIVTGGGSGHEPAFLGYIGEGMCDAVAIGEIFSSPTADAFLEAFRAAPHEQGVACLYGNYAGDNMNVKMAKQMAEMEDIEVKTVIARDDVASAPATQRDKRRGVAGEVMMWKIGGAAAARGDSLDEVIRLAQKAVDACSSIGVGLSSCTIPANGKPNFSIEPGHMELGIGHHGEPGIEVAPLTSAEAIATAMCDPVLADQDFAGSEVAVLISGLGATPVMELNILYAHIAERLEDADIRVHRTDIGNYFTSLEMMGATLTLMKLDDELKPLLDAPARSLAITQC, from the coding sequence ATGCAACGCATCATCAATGACCCCGACAACGTCGTAGACGATGCCATCAAAGGTTACTTGCGCGCCTCGCCGAGCTTGTTTGTCGCCACCGACCACCCGCGCGTTCTCAAGTACCCGGACAGCCCCAGCGACAAGGTCGGCATCGTCACCGGTGGCGGTTCCGGCCACGAACCCGCCTTCCTGGGATATATCGGTGAAGGAATGTGTGATGCGGTAGCCATCGGCGAGATATTCTCGTCGCCCACCGCCGATGCATTCCTCGAAGCCTTTCGTGCCGCCCCCCATGAGCAGGGTGTCGCCTGCCTCTACGGCAACTACGCGGGCGATAACATGAACGTGAAGATGGCCAAGCAGATGGCCGAGATGGAAGACATCGAGGTCAAGACGGTGATTGCACGCGACGATGTGGCCTCGGCACCGGCGACGCAGCGTGACAAACGGCGCGGCGTGGCCGGCGAAGTAATGATGTGGAAAATCGGCGGCGCGGCGGCGGCCCGCGGCGACAGTCTCGACGAGGTCATCCGCCTGGCGCAGAAGGCCGTCGATGCGTGTTCGAGCATCGGCGTCGGACTGAGTAGCTGCACCATTCCCGCCAACGGCAAACCCAACTTTTCGATCGAGCCCGGCCACATGGAGCTCGGCATCGGCCACCACGGCGAACCGGGAATCGAAGTCGCGCCGCTGACCAGTGCCGAGGCCATCGCCACGGCCATGTGCGACCCTGTTCTCGCCGACCAGGACTTCGCCGGCAGCGAAGTGGCGGTTTTGATCTCCGGGCTTGGCGCCACGCCGGTGATGGAACTCAATATCCTCTACGCGCACATCGCCGAACGACTCGAAGACGCTGATATTCGCGTGCATCGTACGGATATCGGCAATTACTTCACCTCGCTGGAAATGATGGGCGCCACGCTCACGCTGATGAAGCTCGACGACGAGCTCAAACCGCTGCTGGACGCCCCGGCACGCTCGCTGGCCATCACGCAGTGCTGA
- a CDS encoding TRAP transporter small permease, whose product MTTYHGNLLTRASRTVVYVEQWVCNALIVAFGVLLIINAILRYAFNSPLFFAEELGVYILIWMAFMAISIGIHHDSHVRLTMLTGVMPDPLRAACYWISELICLVILAVLLKYSLDWVTSPAVTFDMAITLGWDKWVFYLIVPLFSATSLLHITARLTDRSRHAFALGVQED is encoded by the coding sequence ATGACAACTTACCATGGAAATCTCCTCACCCGTGCCAGCCGTACCGTTGTGTACGTCGAGCAATGGGTCTGCAACGCATTGATCGTCGCCTTCGGCGTACTGCTGATTATCAACGCGATTTTGCGCTACGCCTTCAACAGCCCTTTATTCTTCGCCGAAGAACTAGGTGTATATATCCTGATTTGGATGGCCTTCATGGCCATCTCGATCGGCATCCACCATGACAGTCATGTGCGACTGACCATGCTCACGGGCGTAATGCCAGACCCGCTGCGTGCGGCCTGCTACTGGATCAGCGAACTAATCTGCCTGGTCATCTTAGCGGTGCTGCTCAAATACTCTCTCGACTGGGTCACCTCGCCGGCCGTGACCTTCGATATGGCGATTACATTGGGATGGGATAAATGGGTCTTTTACCTGATCGTTCCCCTGTTCTCGGCTACGTCCCTACTGCATATTACCGCGCGCCTCACCGACCGCTCACGCCACGCCTTCGCTCTCGGCGTGCAGGAGGACTGA
- the tkt gene encoding transketolase, with protein sequence MPSRFTLANAIRALSMDAVQAANSGHPGAPMGMADIAEVLWNDHLKHNPSNPTWPDRDRFVLSNGHGSMLLYSLLHLSGYDLAIDDIKQFRQLHSRTPGHPELGYTPGVETTTGPLGQGLANAVGMALAERTLAAQYNRPGHDIVDHRTWCFVGDGCLMEGISHEACSLAGTQGLGKLTVIYDDNGISIDGEVAGWFTDDTAKRFEAYGWQVIADVDGHDPAAIEDAIVAARRDTQRPTLIICKTVIGFGAPNKQGTGACHGAALGEDEVAAARQRLEWSHPPFHVPDEIYAGWNADAAGQQAEAEWRQRFARYAEAYPELAAELERRWRGELPGDLGGSALIEDAQQACDTLASRKASLGVLNHLGPRLPELLGGSADLAPSNLTIWEGARAISAQAPDGNYLHYGVREFAMGAIMNGISMHGGFIPYGATFLTFMEYMHNAVRMAAIARRQVIFVYTHDSIGLGEDGPTHQPIEQLNALRITPNLATWRPCDATETSVAWLAALKRQDGPTALVFSRQGLPGQARDVAQLAAIERGGYVLSDCEGTPELILIATGSEVGLAMEAATQLNGQGRQVRVVSMPCASAFDAQDADYQEAVLPPTVTRRLAIEASHPDYWHKYVGPRGSVIGMTGYGESGKAEDLFRHFGFTVENVIDTAHTLLD encoded by the coding sequence ATGCCCTCTCGCTTCACGCTAGCCAATGCCATTCGCGCCCTTTCGATGGATGCTGTGCAGGCCGCCAATTCCGGCCACCCCGGCGCGCCGATGGGCATGGCCGATATCGCCGAAGTGCTGTGGAACGACCATCTCAAGCACAATCCCAGTAATCCCACCTGGCCCGACCGCGACCGTTTCGTGCTCTCCAACGGGCATGGCTCGATGCTGTTGTATTCGCTTTTACACCTCAGCGGTTACGACCTGGCCATCGACGACATCAAGCAGTTCCGCCAGCTCCATTCGCGCACGCCGGGGCATCCCGAGCTCGGCTATACGCCTGGGGTCGAAACCACCACCGGCCCGCTGGGTCAGGGGCTGGCCAATGCCGTGGGCATGGCACTCGCCGAACGCACTCTGGCCGCGCAGTACAATCGCCCAGGGCATGACATCGTCGACCATCGCACCTGGTGCTTCGTCGGCGATGGTTGCCTGATGGAGGGCATCAGCCACGAAGCCTGCTCGCTGGCAGGAACGCAGGGTCTCGGCAAGCTGACCGTCATCTACGACGACAACGGCATCTCCATCGACGGGGAGGTCGCGGGCTGGTTCACCGATGACACTGCCAAGCGCTTCGAGGCCTACGGCTGGCAGGTCATCGCTGACGTCGACGGGCATGATCCCGCCGCCATCGAAGACGCCATCGTCGCCGCCAGGAGGGACACGCAACGCCCCACCTTGATCATCTGCAAGACGGTCATCGGCTTCGGTGCGCCCAACAAACAGGGCACCGGCGCCTGTCATGGTGCCGCCCTGGGCGAGGATGAAGTCGCCGCCGCGCGCCAGCGCCTCGAGTGGTCGCACCCACCGTTTCACGTGCCCGACGAGATCTACGCGGGCTGGAACGCCGACGCAGCCGGCCAGCAAGCCGAGGCCGAGTGGCGCCAACGCTTCGCGCGCTACGCCGAGGCTTATCCCGAGCTTGCCGCAGAACTCGAGCGCCGCTGGCGTGGCGAGCTACCGGGCGACCTGGGCGGCAGCGCCCTGATCGAAGACGCCCAGCAAGCCTGCGATACGCTGGCCTCACGCAAGGCCTCACTCGGTGTGCTCAACCACCTGGGGCCACGCCTGCCGGAACTGCTGGGCGGCAGCGCCGACCTCGCGCCATCGAATCTGACGATCTGGGAGGGCGCACGCGCCATCTCGGCCCAGGCACCCGACGGCAACTACCTGCATTACGGCGTTCGTGAATTCGCCATGGGCGCCATCATGAACGGCATCAGCATGCACGGCGGCTTCATTCCCTATGGAGCCACCTTCCTGACGTTCATGGAATACATGCACAACGCCGTGCGCATGGCCGCCATCGCGCGGCGCCAGGTGATCTTCGTCTACACCCACGACTCCATTGGGCTTGGCGAAGACGGCCCGACTCACCAGCCCATCGAACAACTCAATGCGCTACGCATCACGCCGAACTTGGCAACGTGGCGCCCCTGCGACGCCACCGAAACCAGCGTGGCTTGGCTGGCGGCGCTCAAACGTCAGGACGGCCCCACGGCTTTGGTATTTTCGCGCCAAGGGCTTCCCGGGCAAGCACGCGATGTCGCACAGCTCGCCGCTATCGAACGTGGTGGCTACGTGCTCAGCGATTGCGAGGGCACGCCCGAGCTGATTCTCATCGCCACCGGCTCGGAAGTGGGCCTGGCCATGGAAGCCGCCACCCAGCTCAATGGCCAGGGGCGTCAGGTCCGCGTCGTTTCGATGCCCTGCGCCAGCGCATTCGATGCTCAAGATGCCGACTATCAGGAGGCGGTACTGCCGCCTACGGTGACACGTCGCCTCGCCATCGAAGCCTCGCATCCCGATTATTGGCACAAATACGTCGGCCCTCGAGGCAGTGTGATCGGCATGACCGGCTACGGGGAATCGGGCAAGGCCGAGGACTTGTTCCGCCACTTCGGATTCACCGTCGAAAACGTGATCGACACGGCTCACACTTTGCTCGACTGA
- a CDS encoding NAD-dependent succinate-semialdehyde dehydrogenase produces MSRKTLTAVNPANDQVLGEHEMLDDDQLAEKLNQAREGYAEFRHLPVADRRHRLTALADLIDQHQREIAEIIAHEMGKPFHQGIDETQISSAIVRFYADNLESLLKPQPRQVEGAQKAEIVHDPMGAVLGVMPWNYPLYQVVRFAAPNLAGGNVCLLKHASNVPGCAKYITKLFHDAGFKEGTFTWLPIGSDKVEGIIHDPLVCGVTLTGSYEAGRSVAKIAGDAIKPSVLELGGIDPLIVLDDADVDKAVELAVNGRFDNTGQSCAASKRLIVERPVLERFTERLIDRVQKLTIGDPMDGDTEIAPMSRKDLRDDLHDQVQRAIQQGAQLETGGEVLDRPGAWYAPTVLTNVAPGNPAFDEELFGPVASVIVADDAEHAIELANNCRYGLGGTVVGQDVKRAEQVARRLEVGMSFVNQPTTPFAELPFGGVKESGYGREQSEYGFGAFLNVRTVYIAE; encoded by the coding sequence ATGAGCCGCAAGACCCTCACCGCCGTCAATCCCGCCAACGACCAAGTACTCGGCGAGCACGAGATGCTCGACGATGACCAGTTGGCCGAAAAGCTCAATCAAGCCCGCGAGGGCTATGCCGAATTCCGTCACCTGCCGGTGGCCGACCGCAGACACCGGCTCACCGCACTGGCCGACTTGATCGACCAGCATCAACGTGAAATTGCCGAGATTATTGCCCATGAAATGGGCAAGCCCTTTCATCAGGGAATCGACGAAACGCAGATTTCCTCGGCTATCGTGCGCTTCTATGCCGATAACCTGGAGTCTCTTCTCAAGCCCCAGCCACGTCAGGTGGAAGGCGCACAGAAGGCCGAAATCGTCCACGACCCGATGGGCGCCGTGCTCGGCGTGATGCCGTGGAACTATCCGCTTTATCAAGTGGTGCGCTTCGCCGCGCCCAACCTGGCAGGCGGTAATGTCTGCCTGCTCAAGCACGCCTCCAACGTGCCGGGCTGTGCCAAATACATCACCAAGCTGTTCCACGACGCGGGCTTCAAGGAAGGTACCTTCACCTGGCTGCCGATCGGTTCCGACAAGGTCGAAGGCATCATTCACGATCCGCTCGTCTGCGGCGTCACGCTCACCGGTAGCTATGAAGCTGGGCGCAGCGTTGCCAAGATCGCCGGCGATGCCATCAAACCTAGCGTGCTTGAGCTCGGCGGCATCGACCCGCTGATCGTGCTCGACGACGCCGATGTCGACAAGGCCGTGGAACTGGCCGTGAATGGCCGCTTCGACAACACCGGGCAAAGCTGCGCGGCCTCCAAGCGCCTCATCGTTGAACGCCCGGTGCTGGAGCGCTTTACCGAGCGCCTCATTGATCGTGTGCAGAAACTGACCATCGGCGATCCCATGGACGGCGATACCGAAATCGCTCCCATGTCGCGCAAGGATCTGCGTGACGATCTCCATGACCAAGTTCAGCGGGCGATCCAGCAAGGGGCACAACTTGAGACCGGTGGTGAAGTCCTCGACCGTCCCGGCGCCTGGTATGCGCCAACCGTGCTGACCAATGTCGCGCCTGGCAATCCGGCTTTCGATGAGGAATTGTTCGGCCCAGTGGCCTCGGTTATCGTCGCCGACGACGCCGAGCACGCCATCGAGCTGGCCAACAACTGCCGCTATGGCCTGGGCGGTACCGTGGTCGGCCAGGACGTGAAACGCGCCGAGCAGGTCGCACGCCGGCTCGAAGTCGGCATGAGCTTCGTCAATCAGCCCACCACGCCCTTCGCCGAGCTGCCATTCGGTGGCGTCAAGGAAAGCGGTTACGGTCGCGAGCAGAGCGAATACGGCTTTGGCGCCTTCCTCAACGTGCGCACGGTCTATATCGCCGAGTAA
- the dhaL gene encoding dihydroxyacetone kinase subunit DhaL — MQVLDATQGRDILEELVEVIVDNRQYLSDVDGAIGDGDHGINMAKGFRLCGESVAGQSLSLSKALGTLATTLMGSIGGSMGPLYGSLFMGMAKSVKDKNVLDAKDFGDMLADGREALEQISDAKVGDKCLLDTLVPAIERYRDAVEGGDDFPHALQALRNGAQDGRDSTLDLEAKIGRAARLGERSRGHLDAGAVSCCLLLTRLADSTERRLEKAAA; from the coding sequence ATGCAAGTTCTGGACGCGACTCAAGGCAGGGACATTCTCGAGGAGTTAGTCGAGGTCATCGTCGACAACCGCCAATACCTGAGTGACGTCGACGGCGCGATCGGCGACGGCGATCACGGCATCAACATGGCCAAGGGGTTTCGGCTTTGCGGGGAGTCGGTCGCCGGCCAATCGCTGTCGCTTTCCAAGGCGCTGGGCACGCTCGCCACGACCTTGATGGGCTCGATCGGCGGTTCGATGGGGCCGCTTTACGGCAGCCTCTTCATGGGCATGGCCAAGTCGGTCAAGGACAAGAACGTCCTCGACGCCAAGGATTTCGGTGACATGTTGGCCGATGGGCGCGAAGCACTCGAGCAGATCAGCGATGCCAAGGTCGGCGACAAGTGTCTTCTCGACACTCTGGTGCCGGCCATCGAACGTTACCGTGACGCCGTCGAGGGCGGAGACGACTTTCCTCACGCACTGCAAGCCTTACGTAACGGCGCCCAAGACGGTCGCGATTCGACGCTCGACCTGGAAGCCAAGATCGGACGCGCGGCACGCCTCGGCGAGCGCTCGCGCGGCCATCTGGATGCCGGTGCGGTGTCGTGCTGCCTGCTGCTGACCCGCTTGGCCGACAGCACCGAACGCCGCCTGGAAAAAGCCGCCGCCTGA
- a CDS encoding MipA/OmpV family protein: MQLGYRYVALAVGLPLIAVAVPSQAQDSSWQGSLGAGAIYAPDYLGSDDYETSAWPSVDLTYGDSVYINARDGVGWNVINRDGWRVSPFLGYTFGRDNDDDLNRLDEVDGGVTAGLRAEYTEGHWLYSAAVETPVSGDVDGYHASAKAHWRSRLTQRLSVSLGPNIAYGSDAWTEDMFGISARESRRSGLDAYSPSEGYFRIGADASASYYLTRTWSVTGLVGVSHLTGDAKDSPIVDEVGDATQAYVGGFINYNF; the protein is encoded by the coding sequence ATGCAGTTAGGATATCGATACGTGGCGCTGGCCGTCGGACTGCCGCTGATAGCAGTGGCAGTGCCAAGCCAAGCACAGGACAGCAGCTGGCAGGGGAGCCTCGGTGCGGGGGCGATTTACGCGCCCGATTATCTGGGGAGCGACGATTACGAGACGTCCGCATGGCCATCGGTCGACCTGACCTATGGCGATAGCGTGTATATCAACGCGCGTGATGGCGTGGGCTGGAACGTCATCAACCGGGATGGTTGGCGGGTGTCGCCGTTTCTTGGTTACACCTTCGGACGCGATAACGACGATGACCTGAACCGCCTGGATGAGGTCGACGGCGGCGTCACGGCAGGGCTGCGGGCCGAGTACACCGAAGGCCATTGGTTATACAGCGCGGCGGTGGAAACGCCAGTGAGCGGAGACGTGGATGGCTACCATGCCAGCGCCAAGGCGCATTGGCGTTCGCGCCTGACCCAGCGGCTCTCCGTTTCGCTGGGTCCGAACATCGCCTATGGAAGCGACGCCTGGACCGAGGACATGTTCGGCATTTCCGCGCGGGAGAGTCGACGCTCGGGGCTGGATGCGTACTCGCCGAGCGAGGGCTATTTCCGCATCGGTGCCGATGCCAGCGCCAGTTATTATCTCACGCGGACGTGGTCCGTCACGGGCCTGGTCGGCGTGTCGCACCTGACCGGCGATGCCAAGGATAGTCCCATCGTCGACGAGGTCGGTGATGCGACCCAGGCCTACGTGGGCGGGTTCATCAACTACAACTTCTAA
- the tal gene encoding transaldolase, with protein sequence MVSQLDSLKALSQVVADTGDPAAIERYRPVDATTNPSLILKAFELPGYQPLIERILEEARDEKSHDADHLERIVDRLSVGIGSEVAQLIPGRVSTEVAAKLSFDTQASIRKAHELVERYEALGIGRERILIKLASTWEGIRAAEVLEREGIQCNLTLLFSDAQAQACFDAGVFLISPFVGRVTDWYQKETDQTFSPEEDPGVRFVRQVCERADQGGYDTVVMGASFRTPEQVLALAGCHRLTISPALLETLEAREGDVDAKVRFTHPEAQPGHPLGESAFRWQHNQDPMAIDKLAEGIRRFADDQACLEDLIADRLDN encoded by the coding sequence ATGGTTTCACAGCTCGACTCACTCAAGGCACTGTCGCAAGTGGTCGCCGACACCGGGGACCCAGCCGCCATCGAACGTTATCGGCCCGTCGATGCCACCACCAATCCTTCCTTGATCCTCAAGGCATTCGAGCTGCCCGGCTATCAGCCACTGATCGAGCGGATCCTGGAAGAGGCGCGTGACGAGAAGTCACATGACGCCGACCACTTGGAGCGTATCGTCGACCGCCTCTCGGTCGGCATCGGCAGCGAGGTCGCCCAACTCATTCCGGGACGCGTCTCCACCGAGGTCGCCGCCAAGCTCTCGTTCGATACCCAGGCCAGTATCCGCAAGGCTCATGAGTTGGTGGAGCGTTACGAGGCGCTGGGTATCGGCCGTGAGCGGATCTTGATCAAGCTCGCGTCGACCTGGGAAGGCATCCGTGCCGCCGAGGTACTCGAGCGCGAAGGCATTCAATGCAACCTCACCCTCCTGTTCAGCGACGCTCAGGCGCAGGCTTGCTTCGATGCTGGCGTGTTCCTGATTTCGCCCTTCGTGGGGCGTGTCACCGACTGGTATCAGAAAGAAACCGATCAAACGTTCTCCCCAGAGGAAGACCCTGGTGTGCGGTTCGTGCGCCAGGTTTGCGAGCGCGCCGACCAGGGCGGCTACGACACCGTCGTCATGGGGGCCAGCTTCCGTACGCCAGAGCAAGTCCTCGCCCTCGCCGGCTGTCATCGACTGACGATCTCCCCCGCCTTGCTGGAAACGCTCGAGGCGCGCGAAGGTGATGTCGACGCCAAGGTCCGCTTCACGCATCCCGAGGCACAACCTGGCCATCCGCTCGGGGAAAGCGCCTTCCGCTGGCAGCACAACCAAGACCCCATGGCCATCGACAAGCTGGCCGAAGGCATCCGGCGCTTCGCCGACGACCAGGCCTGTCTCGAGGATTTGATCGCCGACCGGCTTGATAACTGA
- a CDS encoding FAD-binding monooxygenase codes for MQFHRDGFHTGDPARHAPIGTPANTNALPEEVDVLIVGCGPAGLTLAAQLSAFPDINTRIIEQKDGPLELGQADGIACRTMEMFNAFGFAEKVLKEACWINETVFWKPGETNRQQIVRHGRVQDTEDDLSEFPHTVLNQARVHDFYLEVMRNSSSRLEPNYARRLLDVEIDPAKADETTLEADDHSVTVTLERTDKAHAGEVETVRARYVVGCDGARSVVRKSLGRSLEGDSANQAWGVMDVLAVTDFPDIRMKTAIHSANEGNILVIPREGGYLVRLYIELDKLTEDERIASRQITAEQLVAGARRILHPYTLDVKEIAWWSVYEIGQRLCDKFDDVPTSEMESRFPHVFIAGDACHTHSPKAGQGMNVSMRDTFNLGWKLASVLRGQATPALLHTYTSERQTVAKELIDFDRKFAKMFSAPPKGSSEDQGDGVDPKEFQQYFIQQGRFTAGTAIQYYPSLICAEPTHQALAKGFEIGTRFHSAPVVRLADAKPMHLGHVIEADGRWRLLAFAGAETPTAHDSSLSQLCEFLAKSPGSPIRRYTPTGADIDTVFDLRAVCQQGFRDLSLDNFPSFLWPRKGRYGLRDYEKVFCADLKGGQDIFDIRGIDREQGCLVVVRPDQHVAQVLPLEAHDELAAFFANFMLDQSTR; via the coding sequence ATGCAATTTCATCGCGATGGCTTCCACACCGGCGACCCGGCCCGCCACGCTCCCATTGGGACGCCCGCCAACACCAACGCCTTACCAGAAGAAGTCGATGTACTCATCGTTGGCTGCGGCCCGGCTGGCCTGACGCTCGCGGCCCAATTATCGGCTTTCCCCGACATCAACACTCGTATTATCGAGCAGAAGGACGGGCCGCTAGAACTCGGCCAGGCCGACGGCATAGCCTGCCGTACCATGGAGATGTTCAATGCTTTCGGCTTCGCCGAGAAGGTGCTCAAGGAGGCTTGCTGGATCAACGAGACGGTGTTCTGGAAGCCCGGCGAGACGAACCGCCAGCAGATCGTGCGCCACGGCCGCGTCCAGGATACCGAGGATGATCTATCCGAATTTCCCCATACGGTGCTCAACCAGGCCCGGGTCCACGACTTCTATCTAGAGGTGATGCGCAATTCCTCCAGCCGTCTGGAGCCCAACTACGCGCGACGCTTACTCGACGTGGAGATCGACCCGGCCAAGGCTGATGAAACCACCCTGGAAGCCGACGACCACTCGGTGACTGTAACGCTTGAACGCACCGATAAGGCCCATGCCGGCGAGGTCGAGACCGTGCGTGCCCGCTACGTGGTGGGCTGTGACGGGGCGCGTAGCGTTGTACGCAAGTCGCTGGGCCGGTCTCTGGAAGGCGACTCCGCCAATCAAGCCTGGGGCGTCATGGACGTGCTGGCGGTCACCGACTTTCCGGATATCCGCATGAAAACGGCTATCCACTCCGCCAATGAGGGGAATATCTTGGTCATCCCGCGGGAGGGTGGCTATTTGGTGCGGCTCTACATTGAGCTCGACAAGCTCACGGAAGACGAGCGGATCGCCAGCCGCCAGATTACCGCCGAACAGCTGGTAGCCGGCGCCCGGCGCATCCTCCACCCCTATACGTTGGATGTGAAGGAGATCGCCTGGTGGTCAGTCTACGAGATCGGCCAACGACTGTGTGACAAGTTCGATGACGTGCCCACATCGGAGATGGAAAGCCGCTTTCCGCATGTATTTATCGCCGGCGATGCCTGCCATACCCACAGCCCCAAGGCCGGGCAGGGCATGAACGTCTCGATGCGTGACACTTTCAACTTGGGCTGGAAGCTGGCCTCGGTGCTGCGGGGGCAGGCCACGCCAGCGCTGCTGCACACTTATACGTCGGAACGACAGACTGTAGCCAAGGAATTGATCGATTTCGATCGTAAATTCGCAAAGATGTTCAGCGCCCCACCCAAAGGCTCATCCGAGGACCAGGGTGACGGCGTGGATCCCAAGGAGTTCCAGCAATACTTCATCCAGCAAGGGCGTTTCACCGCCGGCACGGCGATCCAGTATTATCCATCGCTGATCTGTGCCGAGCCGACCCATCAGGCATTGGCCAAGGGCTTCGAAATCGGCACGCGCTTCCACTCCGCTCCAGTGGTGCGACTAGCCGATGCCAAACCCATGCACTTGGGGCACGTGATAGAGGCCGACGGGCGATGGCGATTACTCGCCTTCGCTGGAGCTGAAACCCCCACGGCACACGATTCGTCACTCTCCCAACTCTGCGAGTTTCTCGCCAAGTCTCCGGGCAGCCCGATCCGCCGCTACACTCCGACCGGCGCGGACATTGACACCGTGTTCGACCTACGCGCCGTTTGCCAGCAAGGCTTTCGTGACCTCTCCCTAGACAACTTCCCAAGCTTTCTCTGGCCGCGAAAAGGCCGCTATGGCCTACGTGACTACGAGAAGGTGTTCTGTGCGGATCTCAAAGGCGGCCAGGATATATTCGATATACGCGGCATCGATCGCGAGCAAGGCTGCCTAGTGGTCGTGCGACCCGACCAGCACGTCGCCCAGGTGCTGCCATTAGAGGCCCACGACGAGCTCGCTGCCTTCTTCGCCAATTTTATGCTCGATCAATCAACCCGTTGA
- a CDS encoding RpiB/LacA/LacB family sugar-phosphate isomerase, whose amino-acid sequence MSDSRGRAPAKRIALGGDEAAFELKALLIEHIRALGYEPVDYGTYNAEPVLYPDVAVKVARAIDSGEVAQGVLVCGTGIGVAISANKVRGIRAAQAHDTYSAAKARSSNDAQIVTLGARVVGPELAKAVVTTFLETEFGGGGSRAKIERIAEYEKEAFRDSPNV is encoded by the coding sequence ATGTCAGACTCAAGAGGTCGCGCGCCGGCAAAGCGCATCGCACTGGGCGGCGACGAAGCCGCATTCGAGCTCAAGGCTTTGCTGATCGAGCACATTCGCGCTCTGGGATATGAGCCTGTCGATTACGGCACCTATAACGCCGAGCCGGTGCTGTACCCCGATGTGGCGGTCAAAGTGGCGCGCGCCATCGACTCGGGAGAGGTGGCGCAGGGAGTGCTGGTCTGTGGGACCGGCATAGGCGTAGCGATTTCAGCCAATAAGGTGCGCGGGATTCGTGCCGCTCAGGCGCATGACACTTATTCGGCTGCCAAGGCGCGCTCGAGCAACGATGCGCAAATCGTGACGCTCGGCGCCCGTGTGGTCGGCCCGGAGCTGGCCAAGGCCGTGGTGACGACCTTCCTGGAAACCGAGTTCGGCGGTGGCGGCTCGCGCGCCAAGATAGAGCGTATTGCCGAGTATGAGAAGGAAGCCTTTCGCGACTCCCCGAACGTCTGA